A genomic segment from Legionella micdadei encodes:
- a CDS encoding peroxiredoxin, whose translation MSVLVGRKAPDFTVPAVLGNGEITDKFNLHEELKGKYGLVFFYPLDFTFVCPSELIALDHRMHEFKARGVAVVAVSIDSQFTHNAYRNTAIKDGGIGPVQFTLAADVTHTICQSYGVEHPVAGVAFRGAFVIDKNGMVRSQIVNDLPIGRNIDELLRIIDAVQFFEEHGEVCPAGWQKGKAGMKASPKGVAQYLAEHSDNL comes from the coding sequence ATGAGTGTTTTGGTTGGACGAAAAGCCCCAGATTTTACAGTTCCTGCTGTACTAGGTAATGGTGAGATCACTGATAAATTTAATTTACATGAGGAACTAAAAGGCAAATACGGTCTAGTATTTTTCTACCCTCTCGATTTTACCTTTGTATGTCCTTCAGAATTAATTGCTCTTGATCACCGTATGCACGAATTTAAAGCAAGGGGTGTTGCTGTAGTTGCTGTTTCTATCGATTCACAATTTACTCATAATGCTTATCGTAATACCGCAATCAAAGATGGAGGCATTGGCCCCGTTCAGTTCACTCTGGCTGCGGATGTCACTCATACAATTTGTCAATCTTATGGTGTTGAGCACCCAGTGGCTGGTGTTGCTTTTCGCGGTGCTTTCGTCATTGATAAAAATGGCATGGTTCGTTCACAAATTGTTAATGATTTACCGATTGGCCGCAACATTGATGAATTATTGCGAATCATTGATGCTGTACAATTTTTCGAAGAGCATGGAGAAGTATGTCCAGCAGGTTGGCAAAAAGGAAAAGCAGGCATGAAAGCTTCTCCTAAGGGTGTTGCTCAATACCTTGCTGAACATTCTGATAATTTATAA
- the pyrC gene encoding dihydroorotase, with product MKTLTITRPDDWHVHFRDGLVLQHTAPATARYFSRALIMPNLKPALTTVDAVIAYRERILTVLGNDFDFTPYMTLYLNENVSPQDLASIKTFPYILGAKLYPAGATTNSEEGARSLTALYPLFEIMQQQNLVLQIHGEVTRGDIFYREAEFIESCLAPLLRDFPRLRIVLEHISTQTAVDFVMQSPHNVAATITPHHLFYNRNDLLAGGIRPHYYCLPILKRESDQQALQKAAISGNPKFFAGTDSAPHAKANKESACGCAGIYSAPYAIAMYTQIFDHLGKLNKLNAFLGQFGSEFYQLPLNQSELTLIKTPQSVPETLPLGNERVVPVAAGENLEWSVYESA from the coding sequence GTGAAAACCTTAACTATTACTCGCCCTGACGATTGGCACGTACATTTTCGCGATGGATTAGTTTTACAACACACCGCACCAGCAACCGCCCGCTATTTTTCACGTGCATTGATTATGCCTAATTTAAAACCGGCACTTACAACGGTAGACGCCGTAATTGCCTACCGTGAAAGGATTTTAACTGTCTTAGGAAACGATTTTGATTTTACCCCTTATATGACCCTCTATCTTAATGAGAATGTGTCCCCTCAAGATCTCGCAAGCATTAAAACTTTTCCATACATCTTAGGGGCAAAACTCTATCCTGCTGGAGCGACAACGAATTCCGAGGAAGGGGCTCGTTCATTAACCGCGCTCTATCCTTTATTTGAAATCATGCAGCAACAAAATCTGGTATTGCAAATTCATGGCGAGGTAACGCGGGGGGATATTTTTTACCGCGAAGCTGAATTTATTGAGAGTTGTTTGGCTCCATTGTTACGTGATTTTCCTAGACTACGAATTGTTCTTGAACATATTTCAACCCAAACTGCTGTCGATTTCGTTATGCAATCTCCTCATAATGTAGCAGCGACCATAACACCCCATCATTTATTTTATAATCGCAATGATCTATTAGCTGGAGGAATAAGACCTCATTATTATTGCTTACCGATTCTAAAACGGGAAAGTGATCAGCAAGCCCTGCAAAAAGCGGCAATAAGTGGCAACCCCAAATTTTTTGCCGGAACGGACAGCGCCCCACACGCTAAAGCAAATAAAGAAAGTGCTTGCGGCTGTGCAGGCATTTATTCAGCACCCTATGCTATTGCCATGTATACTCAAATTTTTGATCACCTCGGTAAATTGAACAAACTTAATGCCTTCCTTGGCCAATTTGGCTCTGAATTTTACCAGCTTCCACTTAACCAATCAGAACTAACATTAATAAAAACGCCACAATCCGTTCCTGAAACGTTGCCTTTAGGAAATGAACGAGTAGTGCCGGTAGCGGCTGGAGAAAATCTGGAATGGAGTGTTTATGAGTCGGCGTGA
- a CDS encoding Lpg1974 family pore-forming outer membrane protein has protein sequence MSYLKKTAVAVLALSSSAVFAGTMGPVCTPGNVTVPCERTAWDFGVQALYLDTTYTNGNANWWGGFGNSFDSGFFSETRWNNSWRNDWNWGFKLEGSYHFHTGNDINVNWYHLTNSDDNHHHNGWGWDNNRNRGPRWDAVNVELGQHVDFSEWKVIRFHGGVQYARIADHRRNGNGFGAFGLGGFGAGFAGFGPGFGAGFFGFNNFGDHREARFNGFGPRFGADMSYMVGNGFSVYANGATSLLIGSSRPSFQFDPAFPVSLVPVAAGFPVFPGFLGLPGAGFAPAGFGAFSTHHNRTIMVPELEGKLGAKYTYAMASGDLTLDVGYMWVNYFNARHTVFNHGTIVDGFGFRRHLGFEERSSNVAFNGPYAGVKWVGNFV, from the coding sequence ATGTCATATTTGAAGAAAACAGCGGTAGCTGTTCTTGCTTTAAGCAGCAGTGCAGTATTTGCTGGCACCATGGGTCCTGTTTGTACCCCTGGTAATGTCACAGTTCCTTGCGAAAGAACTGCTTGGGATTTCGGTGTACAAGCCCTTTACCTAGATACTACTTACACCAACGGCAATGCTAACTGGTGGGGTGGTTTCGGCAACAGCTTCGATTCTGGCTTTTTCAGCGAGACTCGATGGAATAACAGCTGGCGTAATGACTGGAATTGGGGCTTCAAATTAGAAGGTTCTTACCATTTCCACACTGGTAACGACATTAATGTTAACTGGTACCACCTAACCAACAGCGACGATAACCACCACCACAATGGTTGGGGTTGGGACAATAACCGTAACAGAGGTCCTCGTTGGGACGCTGTTAACGTTGAGCTCGGCCAACACGTTGATTTCAGCGAGTGGAAAGTTATCCGCTTCCACGGTGGTGTTCAATACGCTAGAATCGCTGACCACCGTCGCAATGGCAACGGGTTTGGTGCATTCGGTTTAGGCGGATTCGGAGCTGGCTTTGCTGGATTTGGTCCTGGATTCGGTGCTGGATTCTTCGGTTTCAACAACTTTGGCGATCACCGCGAAGCAAGATTCAACGGTTTCGGTCCTCGCTTCGGTGCTGACATGAGCTACATGGTTGGCAATGGCTTCAGCGTCTATGCAAACGGTGCAACTTCCTTGTTGATCGGTTCTAGCAGACCTTCATTCCAATTCGACCCAGCATTCCCTGTGTCACTAGTTCCAGTTGCTGCAGGCTTCCCTGTATTCCCTGGATTCCTAGGTCTTCCAGGCGCTGGATTTGCACCAGCTGGCTTCGGTGCGTTCAGCACTCACCACAACAGAACTATTATGGTTCCTGAGTTGGAAGGTAAACTGGGTGCTAAATACACTTATGCTATGGCATCAGGTGATTTAACTCTGGATGTTGGTTACATGTGGGTTAACTACTTCAATGCTAGACACACTGTATTCAACCATGGCACTATCGTTGATGGCTTTGGTTTCCGCCGTCACTTGGGCTTCGAAGAGCGTTCAAGCAACGTTGCCTTCAACGGTCCTTACGCTGGTGTTAAGTGGGTTGGTAACTTTGTATAA
- a CDS encoding aspartate aminotransferase family protein — protein MALITSYSPLPISFTHGEGVWLYDEQGKAYLDGLSGIAVCGLGHAHPDVTRTIQKQAEKLLHTSNGYHIVEQEQLAERLTALANMEQAFFANSGAEANEAAIKLTRLYGHKKGIETPSIIVMERAFHGRTMATLTASGSRKVQAGFEPLVPGFIRAPFNDIDAIRTIATNRDDVVAVMIEPIQGEGGIFVAEDSYLRALAQLCKEHEWLLILDEIQTGNARTGKFFAYMHANIQPDIVTTAKGLGNGIPISVCLMKEAACDLFKPGNHGSTFGGNPLACATALTVLDVIERDNLCEQVTQKGILLREKLMLELGNHPNVRGIRGRGFMLGIELDRPASDARKIGLTNGLLFNVTNDTVIRLLPPLIISEEEIDELVSRLSKTIHQFIENT, from the coding sequence ATGGCACTAATCACTAGTTATAGCCCTTTACCGATATCCTTCACTCATGGCGAGGGGGTATGGTTATATGATGAACAAGGTAAGGCTTATCTGGATGGATTAAGCGGTATTGCCGTTTGTGGTTTAGGCCATGCACATCCTGATGTTACCCGCACAATACAAAAACAAGCCGAGAAATTACTCCATACTTCCAATGGTTACCATATTGTAGAACAAGAACAACTTGCTGAAAGATTAACTGCTTTAGCCAATATGGAGCAGGCATTTTTTGCTAACTCTGGTGCTGAAGCCAATGAAGCGGCAATTAAACTTACCCGCTTATACGGTCACAAGAAGGGCATTGAGACACCATCAATTATTGTCATGGAACGTGCATTTCATGGGCGAACCATGGCAACCTTAACTGCATCCGGTAGTCGCAAGGTCCAAGCGGGATTTGAACCATTGGTTCCGGGATTTATTCGCGCACCATTTAACGATATCGATGCTATCCGTACTATCGCAACCAATCGTGATGATGTGGTCGCAGTGATGATCGAACCGATTCAGGGTGAGGGAGGTATTTTTGTCGCTGAAGACTCCTACCTGAGAGCCTTAGCACAACTTTGCAAAGAACATGAATGGCTACTTATCCTTGATGAAATTCAAACAGGTAATGCACGTACAGGTAAATTTTTTGCCTATATGCATGCTAACATACAACCTGATATTGTCACTACAGCTAAAGGTTTAGGTAACGGCATTCCTATTAGTGTATGTTTAATGAAAGAAGCTGCATGCGACCTTTTTAAACCTGGTAACCACGGCTCAACGTTCGGCGGCAATCCGCTCGCGTGTGCAACTGCGTTAACTGTTTTAGATGTCATTGAACGAGATAATCTTTGTGAGCAAGTTACCCAAAAGGGGATCCTTTTGAGAGAAAAGCTCATGCTAGAACTAGGTAATCATCCAAACGTACGGGGCATCCGTGGGCGAGGTTTTATGTTAGGTATCGAGCTTGATAGGCCAGCGAGTGATGCCCGAAAAATAGGACTTACCAATGGACTGCTTTTTAATGTGACTAACGATACTGTCATTCGACTTTTACCGCCGCTGATTATTAGTGAGGAAGAAATCGACGAATTGGTTTCAAGATTAAGTAAAACCATTCATCAGTTTATTGAGAATACCTAA
- the rlmB gene encoding 23S rRNA (guanosine(2251)-2'-O)-methyltransferase RlmB yields the protein MTEHYVYGIHAVSALLTNPHRQTKKVYINQERTDKRLQDLLDLAIERQIPVEKLPQQKMNQRFADIAHQGVVAIAGNLRDYNESDLPNLLMACKQPSLLLILDGITDPHNLGACLRTADATGVDFVIIPKDKSASITPVVSKVACGAAESIPVVRVTNLVRAIETVKQSGVWVYGAAGEAFETLYNIDCHSSIAIVMGAEGEGLRRLTREHCDGLFSLPMLGSVESLNVSVATGVCLYEVVRQRENR from the coding sequence ATGACTGAGCATTATGTTTACGGTATTCACGCGGTGTCCGCTTTGTTAACCAATCCTCACAGACAAACTAAGAAAGTATATATCAATCAAGAAAGAACCGATAAACGGCTGCAGGATCTTCTTGATTTAGCCATTGAGCGGCAGATTCCCGTGGAAAAATTGCCGCAACAAAAAATGAATCAGCGCTTCGCTGACATTGCTCATCAAGGCGTGGTCGCGATTGCTGGCAATTTACGAGATTATAATGAGAGTGATCTTCCTAATTTGCTTATGGCTTGCAAACAGCCAAGTTTACTCTTGATCTTAGATGGAATCACTGATCCTCATAACTTAGGTGCTTGCCTGAGGACAGCCGATGCAACTGGTGTAGATTTTGTGATTATTCCCAAAGATAAAAGTGCCAGTATCACACCGGTAGTCAGCAAAGTTGCCTGTGGAGCAGCAGAATCTATCCCAGTTGTACGGGTAACTAATTTAGTTAGAGCGATAGAAACAGTTAAACAATCAGGGGTATGGGTTTATGGTGCAGCCGGTGAAGCATTTGAAACCCTCTATAATATTGATTGTCACTCATCAATTGCCATAGTGATGGGCGCGGAAGGTGAAGGCTTACGCCGATTAACGAGAGAGCATTGTGATGGACTATTTTCCCTGCCCATGCTAGGTAGCGTGGAAAGTTTGAATGTTTCTGTTGCAACCGGGGTATGTTTATATGAGGTGGTTCGTCAGCGGGAGAATCGATAA
- a CDS encoding transporter substrate-binding domain-containing protein — protein sequence MRFLFLLLALLLCSPIKAEIIRVGTLPYDPPFEIEADKDLHFFGFDIDIMTEICNRIQADCRFIPLNFIKIFTELAAGNIDLGLGAISITESREETFLFSLPYLASSGQYVTTTASSIRNIEDIREKRVGSVQGTLFKALVLEKFHNLVQIIEYPAITSAFQALSKNKVGVVITDEETARHWVSINSTMFKLLGSSIPVGIGYGIMANKKSSDLIGRVNKALLDMENDGTYLKIYNRYFAKIVL from the coding sequence GTGAGATTTTTGTTTTTATTACTCGCCCTGCTTCTATGCTCCCCTATAAAAGCTGAAATCATCCGCGTAGGGACTCTCCCCTATGATCCTCCCTTTGAGATTGAAGCTGATAAAGATTTACATTTTTTTGGTTTCGATATCGATATCATGACTGAAATTTGCAATCGCATCCAAGCAGATTGTCGTTTTATTCCCTTGAATTTTATCAAAATATTTACGGAATTAGCAGCAGGGAATATTGATTTGGGCCTGGGGGCTATCAGTATCACTGAATCTCGAGAAGAAACATTTTTATTTAGTTTACCCTATTTAGCAAGTAGCGGCCAATATGTAACTACAACCGCCTCCTCTATTCGTAATATCGAAGACATCCGAGAAAAACGGGTAGGTTCTGTTCAAGGCACGCTGTTTAAAGCCCTTGTCTTGGAAAAATTTCATAACCTTGTGCAAATTATCGAGTACCCAGCTATTACCAGCGCATTTCAGGCTCTATCAAAAAATAAAGTGGGTGTCGTTATTACCGATGAAGAAACAGCAAGGCATTGGGTCTCAATCAATAGCACTATGTTTAAACTCCTAGGATCGAGCATCCCCGTGGGAATAGGTTATGGGATTATGGCAAACAAAAAATCATCTGATTTAATTGGGCGTGTTAATAAAGCGCTTCTTGATATGGAAAATGATGGGACTTATCTAAAAATTTACAATCGTTACTTTGCTAAGATAGTACTCTAA
- a CDS encoding flagellar protein MotY — MLSILAPVSLAGPVTLYYTSPMGEENWRMTGNRLRCGLSLTVPNYGIAYFEQYAAKPAHFILTNWQQVAKQRSAVVFAKPPVWKPGKQVYLITKTSVNPGEYAIYLSREPAIKLLNYLYEGYQTSFQYLSEQGFPVSVSLSPIHFQEVYSRYQRCLGNLLPFDFTSVRISTLFFESDSFEISDTAKQQLQKVAQYCLADHLVKKVKIAGYTDNTGRKSYNNAISEARAKAVKEYLISLGIHETRLSVTWYGVKNPTAPNDTEAGKKVNRRVVVKIIK; from the coding sequence ATGCTGTCTATCCTTGCGCCAGTCAGTTTAGCTGGCCCTGTTACACTCTATTACACAAGTCCTATGGGTGAAGAAAATTGGCGGATGACTGGAAATCGCTTACGTTGTGGTTTGTCTTTAACTGTGCCTAATTACGGCATTGCTTATTTTGAGCAATATGCGGCAAAGCCAGCGCATTTCATTCTTACCAACTGGCAACAAGTTGCAAAACAACGTTCTGCGGTGGTTTTCGCTAAGCCGCCGGTATGGAAACCAGGAAAGCAGGTATACTTAATCACTAAAACATCAGTGAATCCAGGCGAATATGCAATCTATTTGTCGAGAGAGCCTGCAATCAAGCTACTAAACTATCTCTATGAAGGATACCAAACCAGCTTTCAATACCTATCAGAACAGGGTTTCCCTGTATCGGTATCGCTATCACCCATTCACTTTCAGGAAGTCTATTCACGTTATCAACGTTGCTTAGGCAATTTATTGCCTTTTGATTTCACTAGTGTGCGAATTTCGACATTGTTTTTTGAATCAGATAGCTTCGAGATAAGCGATACCGCCAAACAACAATTGCAAAAAGTTGCTCAATATTGTTTAGCTGATCATTTAGTAAAAAAAGTAAAAATTGCAGGGTATACAGATAATACGGGACGTAAATCATACAACAATGCGATATCGGAAGCTCGAGCAAAAGCCGTCAAAGAATATTTAATAAGCCTAGGTATACATGAAACTCGCCTGTCAGTGACATGGTATGGGGTTAAAAATCCCACTGCACCCAATGATACCGAAGCCGGGAAGAAAGTGAACCGTCGGGTAGTGGTTAAAATTATTAAATAA
- the grxD gene encoding Grx4 family monothiol glutaredoxin produces MDTIEKIKKQITENAILLYMKGTPKMPQCGFSARAVQCLDACGVTFAYVDILANPDIRQTLPQYADWPTFPQLYVKGELIGGSDIIMELYQQGELEPLLREAVSS; encoded by the coding sequence GTGGATACAATTGAGAAAATCAAAAAGCAAATTACTGAAAATGCAATATTATTATACATGAAAGGTACTCCGAAAATGCCCCAATGCGGTTTTTCAGCGCGTGCTGTACAATGCCTTGATGCTTGCGGTGTAACCTTTGCTTACGTGGATATTCTTGCCAATCCAGACATCCGTCAGACATTACCACAATATGCTGATTGGCCTACTTTTCCCCAGCTATATGTCAAGGGTGAGTTGATTGGGGGTTCCGATATTATCATGGAGCTTTATCAACAAGGCGAATTGGAGCCATTATTGCGAGAAGCAGTATCATCGTGA
- a CDS encoding DUF2490 domain-containing protein, with amino-acid sequence MCATQRDFQVWPNLTVISRFSHDDTTLGHVRCWLEGQERIGNDSKRLTQTLLRPGLGYAITRNLSIWVGYAWIHTNFPLTTSPFNENRIWQQLLWVKTTPHLTFTSRTRMEQRFFQNDPNNNKVAYRARQFTKIAIPLKANSKLSFVSFDEIFWHKNDYIGRNGRGFDQNRVFIGLGYTINSNATTEIGYMNQFIRRFGVPNFLSNVVSVNFFLNF; translated from the coding sequence GTGTGTGCTACCCAGCGGGATTTTCAGGTTTGGCCTAATTTGACTGTGATAAGTCGGTTTAGTCACGACGATACTACGCTTGGTCATGTAAGGTGCTGGTTGGAAGGACAAGAACGTATTGGTAATGACAGTAAACGGCTTACACAAACCTTATTACGACCTGGATTAGGTTATGCGATAACGCGCAATCTGAGCATATGGGTAGGTTATGCCTGGATTCATACAAACTTTCCCCTGACTACCAGTCCATTCAATGAAAATCGAATTTGGCAGCAACTCTTATGGGTAAAAACAACCCCGCATTTAACTTTTACCAGCCGCACTCGCATGGAGCAGCGATTTTTTCAAAATGATCCGAATAACAATAAAGTTGCTTATAGAGCGAGGCAGTTCACAAAAATTGCTATTCCATTAAAGGCCAATTCTAAACTCAGTTTTGTCAGCTTCGATGAGATATTCTGGCATAAAAATGATTACATAGGCAGAAATGGTCGGGGTTTTGACCAGAATCGGGTTTTTATCGGTCTTGGATACACAATTAATTCGAATGCAACAACAGAAATTGGCTACATGAATCAATTTATCCGGCGATTCGGGGTTCCTAATTTTCTTTCTAATGTGGTATCAGTCAATTTTTTTCTCAATTTTTAG
- the rnr gene encoding ribonuclease R has product MSKKSKDPFYKREKEKYAIPIPSRELIMQEMEDFGRPMTRNQLMARLEVESESEQEALGFRLKAMLRDGQIMLDRRGRFCLLGRINLQRGTIQGHPDGYGFFIPEEGGEDMILSAKEMRTVMHGDLVLAYQSGVDRRGRPEGKIHEIIEHANATVVGRFFTEHGVGFVIPDNKRLTQDISIPLEFAAGAKNGQMVLTEVIAFPSKRNQAIGKVIHILGEHMAPGMETEVAIHAHGIPAEWPEEVLAEVAKIPQKVTADQLEGRADLRHLSFVTIDGEDAKDFDDAVYCYQKPKGGYQLYVAIADVSHYVTVDSELDKEAARRGNSVYFPSRVVPMLPEALSNGICSLNPHVDRLCIVAEMAITPDGKISRSRFYRAVFHSHARLTYTQVAQWLQDGNTDAQHEALWPSLQSLHALYITLLKARKLRGAMDFETTETRIEFDDKRKIQRIVPIIRNDAHRLIEECMLAANVATARFLEKAKLPILYRVHETPDEDKIEALRLFLGELGLQLGGGKKPHPKDFQKVLSSIENRPEKHLIETVMLRSLKQAQYIEENDGHFGLAYSAYTHFTSPIRRYPDLLIHRAIAHLIDKEGIEEKFHYTAEEMSRLGKHCSFTERRADEATREVVAWLKCEYMQDKLGQVFQGTISAVTSFGIFVELNDIYVEGLVHVTSLRNDYYAFDAIKHRLVGERGGHVYRLGDKMKVLVARVDLDERKIDFEPAESGIFDD; this is encoded by the coding sequence GTGAGCAAAAAATCAAAGGATCCTTTCTATAAAAGGGAAAAAGAAAAGTACGCGATACCCATACCCAGTCGCGAATTGATCATGCAAGAGATGGAAGACTTTGGTCGTCCTATGACTCGTAATCAATTAATGGCTAGACTTGAGGTAGAAAGCGAAAGCGAGCAAGAAGCGTTGGGTTTCCGTTTAAAAGCAATGCTGCGCGACGGGCAAATTATGCTGGATCGTCGCGGTCGTTTCTGTTTGTTGGGTCGTATTAATTTACAACGAGGCACTATACAAGGCCATCCGGACGGATATGGGTTTTTTATCCCGGAGGAAGGTGGAGAGGATATGATCTTATCTGCCAAAGAAATGCGAACAGTAATGCATGGTGATCTCGTACTTGCTTACCAATCAGGTGTTGATCGGCGCGGCCGACCGGAAGGGAAAATACATGAAATAATCGAACATGCCAATGCGACTGTAGTAGGCCGTTTTTTCACTGAACATGGTGTTGGGTTTGTCATTCCTGATAATAAGCGGTTGACTCAAGATATTTCCATCCCTTTAGAGTTTGCTGCTGGGGCTAAAAACGGGCAAATGGTATTGACAGAAGTGATTGCGTTTCCAAGCAAGCGTAATCAAGCAATCGGCAAAGTAATTCATATTCTGGGTGAGCATATGGCCCCAGGAATGGAGACTGAGGTTGCTATACATGCACATGGTATTCCCGCGGAGTGGCCAGAAGAAGTGCTAGCTGAAGTGGCTAAAATTCCTCAAAAAGTCACTGCTGATCAGTTAGAAGGCCGTGCTGATTTAAGGCATCTTTCTTTTGTTACCATTGACGGGGAGGATGCTAAGGATTTTGATGATGCCGTTTATTGTTACCAAAAACCTAAAGGCGGATATCAACTTTATGTGGCAATTGCCGATGTCAGTCATTATGTGACTGTTGATTCTGAATTAGATAAAGAAGCTGCGCGGCGTGGTAACTCCGTGTATTTCCCAAGTAGAGTGGTACCTATGTTACCCGAAGCACTATCGAACGGTATCTGCTCGCTTAACCCACATGTCGATCGCTTATGCATAGTTGCTGAGATGGCAATAACTCCTGATGGGAAAATAAGCCGTTCCCGTTTCTATCGTGCGGTTTTCCATTCTCACGCTCGGTTAACTTATACGCAGGTAGCCCAATGGTTACAGGATGGGAATACAGATGCTCAACATGAGGCATTATGGCCCTCACTGCAATCTCTTCATGCATTGTACATAACTTTATTAAAAGCGCGTAAACTCCGTGGAGCAATGGATTTTGAGACTACAGAAACTCGAATTGAATTTGATGATAAACGAAAAATTCAACGGATTGTCCCGATCATCCGTAACGACGCACATCGCTTGATTGAAGAATGCATGCTTGCGGCTAATGTAGCTACAGCACGTTTTTTAGAAAAAGCAAAATTACCTATTCTTTATCGTGTCCATGAAACGCCAGATGAAGATAAAATTGAAGCGTTACGATTATTTCTTGGTGAACTTGGATTGCAATTGGGCGGTGGTAAAAAGCCTCATCCTAAAGACTTCCAGAAGGTTTTATCGTCCATAGAAAATAGACCGGAGAAACATTTAATTGAAACGGTCATGCTTCGCTCCTTAAAGCAAGCTCAATACATCGAAGAAAATGATGGCCATTTTGGTCTCGCTTATTCTGCTTACACACACTTTACCTCACCGATTCGGCGCTACCCTGATCTATTGATTCACCGGGCCATCGCGCATCTGATTGATAAGGAGGGTATAGAAGAAAAATTCCATTACACTGCTGAAGAGATGAGTCGCTTAGGTAAGCACTGCTCATTCACGGAGCGACGTGCGGATGAGGCAACGCGCGAAGTCGTTGCTTGGTTAAAATGCGAATACATGCAAGATAAGCTCGGTCAGGTATTTCAAGGCACTATTTCAGCTGTAACCAGCTTTGGCATTTTTGTCGAGCTGAATGATATTTATGTGGAAGGTTTAGTGCACGTTACCTCTTTACGTAATGATTACTATGCTTTTGATGCCATTAAACATCGTTTAGTTGGTGAGCGTGGCGGCCATGTCTATCGTCTTGGTGATAAGATGAAAGTATTAGTCGCCCGAGTTGATTTGGATGAGCGTAAAATCGATTTTGAACCAGCAGAAAGTGGAATTTTCGATGACTGA
- the rnt gene encoding ribonuclease T, whose protein sequence is MSRRDHILCEELKDRFRGFLPVVVDIETAGIDPQKNALLEMCIVLVELDEQGFFVRGSTYFEHILPFEGAELDKKSLEFIQVDPFQPLRFAIEEKQALENLFAPVNKALKKTQCQRAVLVGHNAWFDLLFIKEAAKRTGITSPFHAFTCFDTATLAGFIYGQTVLAKAAHAAGIDFDTKEAHSAIYDAEKTADLFCAMVNTWRKMHSS, encoded by the coding sequence ATGAGTCGGCGTGATCACATTTTGTGTGAGGAACTGAAAGATAGATTTCGTGGTTTTTTGCCAGTGGTAGTTGACATCGAAACTGCAGGGATTGATCCACAAAAAAACGCACTTCTGGAAATGTGTATTGTTTTAGTGGAGCTCGATGAACAGGGTTTTTTTGTTCGCGGTTCAACTTATTTTGAGCATATTTTACCCTTCGAAGGCGCTGAACTGGATAAAAAATCGCTTGAATTTATCCAAGTAGATCCCTTCCAACCCCTTCGTTTCGCTATTGAGGAAAAACAAGCATTAGAGAATTTGTTTGCACCCGTTAATAAAGCTCTAAAAAAGACTCAATGCCAACGTGCTGTGTTAGTAGGTCATAATGCTTGGTTTGATTTACTATTCATCAAAGAAGCCGCCAAACGAACTGGAATTACCTCTCCTTTTCACGCATTTACCTGTTTCGACACCGCAACTTTAGCAGGGTTTATTTACGGACAGACGGTTTTGGCGAAAGCAGCACACGCTGCAGGGATTGATTTTGACACTAAGGAAGCTCATTCTGCCATTTATGATGCGGAAAAAACTGCAGACTTATTTTGCGCCATGGTTAACACCTGGCGCAAAATGCATTCAAGCTAA
- a CDS encoding superoxide dismutase, with product MAFTLPALPYAKNALAPYISEETLEYHYGKHHNAYVTNLNKLVDGTEYENLSLEDIIKKTRSGGIFNNAAQIWNHTFYWHCLSPKGGDEPTGKLADKIAKTFNSFNEFKEQFTQTAIATFGSGWAWLVQDKDGALKIISTSNAGTPMTENQQALLTCDVWEHAYYIDYRNARPEYLKAFWSLVNWDFVESNLL from the coding sequence ATGGCATTTACCCTACCAGCTTTGCCTTACGCAAAGAATGCGTTAGCACCTTATATTTCCGAAGAAACTTTAGAGTATCATTATGGGAAACACCATAATGCCTATGTCACTAACCTTAATAAACTCGTTGATGGTACAGAATACGAGAATTTAAGCTTAGAAGACATCATTAAGAAAACGCGCTCTGGCGGAATATTTAATAATGCAGCCCAAATTTGGAATCATACCTTTTATTGGCACTGCCTAAGCCCCAAAGGTGGAGATGAACCGACAGGGAAATTAGCTGACAAAATTGCTAAAACATTTAATTCTTTCAATGAATTTAAAGAGCAATTTACTCAAACTGCTATTGCGACCTTTGGATCTGGCTGGGCCTGGTTAGTCCAAGATAAAGATGGCGCACTTAAAATTATCAGCACCTCTAATGCTGGAACACCGATGACGGAAAACCAGCAGGCATTATTGACTTGTGATGTTTGGGAGCATGCCTATTATATTGATTACCGTAACGCGCGCCCGGAGTACCTAAAAGCATTTTGGTCTCTGGTTAATTGGGATTTCGTCGAATCTAATTTGCTCTAA